The segment GCTCTCTCAGCCCCTAGGGGagagacaccccccacccctcaccccgtcatcatcgtcatcatcatcatcatcatcacatttattaggcgcttacattatgcaaagcactgaactaagtgctggagtacttcGGAAACCGATCAAGACGCAGCCCTGGCCCGCACGGGGCTCCCACTCTCCACGGAGGAGGGAGGCCGGCCGGAGAGAAAATTCCATAGATAGACCGGAATCTCAAGGGAAACGAGGAACCCTAATACAGTActcggaggcagggggagggacggGTTGACCTCCCATCACCACcccgaggggaggaaggagggtggcCGAAAGTGCTTCGAAATCCTCGAGACAAGGCGGGGGGCCCACCCCGCCTCATCCCAGCCCAGAGTTCGAGGGGTGTGGGGGGCGAGGCGAGGCGGGAAGGGACGGGGGGGTCCGCGGAGACACCCCCAGATCTTGCGGAGGGACCGCCAAGGGTCAGCTCCGGCCTACCCTCGCCCCCTCAGAGAGAGGACCCGGACGCGGGGAAGGGACGGAGATGGCCGAAGACGTTTGGATTTGGGGTGACGGGGGCGACCCGCCTCGGCCCCGAGGGAGAGGACGGAGCTGTCGGGACAGGGAACCCCTCTCCGCCCGCCCCccgggaatgggggagagggccGGGAAGCAGCAGTAGTAGAGCTCGGGAAGGATGGACGGCTAGGGAAGACTGTCACGGGGAGAGGGTCGGGAAGCCGGGTTGTGCGTGCGGGGTGCCCCCCGCTccgccttccccatcctcctccgtcAGGCTCCATCCAGCCcccgaggggggcgaggggagagggcgggcggggggcgggggagacgggAAGATCTCGGGTGGATTCGGGAGTTTGTGCGTGCGAGGCCCAGGGCCGGGCGAGACGGGGCCgggcctccgtccgtccgtcccgtcccctccccgcctcagTGGCCGGGGTCCCCGGGCCCCAGGAAGCTCTGGAAGTTGACGAGCTGTCGGATCTGCTCGGTCTGCATGGAGTGGCGCCTCACTAGCTTCCTCTTGGCCCTGGgggagccggggcccgggccgTGGGCGGCGAGGAGGGGCCGGGGCACCGGGTGGGCCGCGGCGGGGAcgacggggggcgaggggggcctGCCGTTGGGCAGGGGGCGGATGTCGGGGATGGGCGGGTGGGGGCTGACGTTGAGCGGGGGCAGGAAGCCCGGGCGCGTGTGGGCGATGCGGTCGAGGAGCAGGGTGCCGGAGCCCCGTCGCTCCAGTAGGCCCGGGCTCCGCCGCCGCCCGCTCAGGGGGGGACACGGCCCCCGGGAGGGTCTCCACCGAGGCCCGGGGGGACGGGGGCAGGGGCAGCGGCGAGGCCGCGTAGCGGCGGCGCTGCTCGGGGGCCGGGCGGCCCGCGtcgggggccgccgccgccgccgccgccgccggcgagGCGGGCTCGGGCTCCGCGGCCTCCAGCCGGCTCAGCTTGGCTCGCagccccgggggcggcggggggccggggacccCCGCACTCCTGGGCCTCGGGGGCCGTATTGCGCCGGGGAAGGGGTCCCCCGGCGtgggaggacgaggacgaggaggaggaggacgacgacgacgacgggggGGCGTGCGCCATCTTCTCAGCCCACGGAGGGGGCTTCTCCGACCCCTCGGTGCTGTGGCGGCGGGCGAGCCGGGGCCTGGGGTTCAGGCCCAGCCCGTTGAACTCGGTGGCCAGGCGGTCGCCCCCGGCCCGCTCTCCGGGCCCGGCCGGGACGGACGGCGCCACCAGGCCCCAGGGCTCCGAGTTGAGCCTCTTGAAGGgcttgggcggggggcggggggctcggggCAGGGGCTCGGGGGCCACGAGGGCCGGGGCGGCCCGGGGGTCTTCGTGCGGCGGCTTGGGCCCGGGCAGCGGGAAGTCAAACAcgtcttgcttctcctcctcctcgccctcctcctcgtcctccccccgGCGCCGGCCGCCCTCCGCGTCGCCGCCGGCGGGCCCGGCCTGCAGCTGGACCTCCGACGGGGAGGCGCAGagccccgggccggggccgggcgaggccggggccccggcccccggcgacGGGGGCGAGTTGAGATACTGGCGGGTCTTCTTGGCCCCCGACGGCGACGTGtccgtggtgatgatgatgacctcggtGCCCTTGGCCTTGCAGGCGTCCAGCAGGGCGGTCAGGGTCTCGCGGTCGCCGCGGTCCAGGGCGTGCACCAGGGCCGAGGCCCCGGCGTGGTCGCGGAGCGAGGGGTCGGCCCCGTGGGCCAGGAGCAGGGCGGCCACGGCGGGGCCGGCCCGCCCGGCGCAGGCGTGCATCAGGGCCGTGCGGCCTAGCTTGTCCGGGATGTTGGGGTCGGCGCCCTGCTCCAGGAGGTAGCGGACCATCCGGGCCCGGCTCTGGGGGTCGTCGTAGCGCGCCCGGCACGCGGCCATCAGCGCCGTCTCCCCCTGGGCGTCCCCCTCGTTGACGTAGGCGCCCCCCTCCAGCAGCAGCCTGGCCAGCCTCAGCTTGCCCTGCCCCACGGCCCGCAGCAGAGCGTGGCCCTCGGCGTGGAGCATggcggggcctgggtggggggcgggcggcgggcggccgGGGCCCCCAGCCTCAGCGGGCCTTCCTGAGCGGGTGGGAGGTCGTTTGGGAtgcccaggggtggggaggggacccccGCAGGGACGCGCGTGGACGGGGAGAGACACacgcagagacagggagagatgcacagatggggaggcggggggtcACTCTATGGCGcagatccccccccccgccccgtccaccCATCCGTCCACAGCCCCGCGCCCTGGGGGGATGAGCCAACcttggccccccacccccatcccttcccttcccttccttctcccctcgccccctccccggctTCGCTCTCCAACTGGGGGTGccaagggaggtggggggggggtctcccgcagctcccctaataataataatggcattcgttaagcgcttactatgtgcagagcgttccccctccccccctccagctTTTTGGGGGTGcagtctccctcctccagcctccccccccccacccgggaggggagatggggagggacccCCAAACCAGAGATGcccaggagaggggagatgccccctccccacccatcatccccacctcccacccccagaacTGCGAACCCCAATAcctgggggtccggggggtctCCCCCTGTCCGGGGCCTGGGGGTGcccccatggcggggggggggtcgcCGGGATGGGGGGGCCAGCCGGGCCTGGGTccccgccccccgtgggcccTGGAAGCAGCaccgggaggagagacagaggagggagaagaggagggggaggaggaagaggagggggccacggggaggacggggggatgggggaggagcttGGACGGCGCTATTTatagcgccccccgcccccaattcacacgccccccccccccagggatgaaggctgggggaccacctcatcaccttgtcacctccccagcgcttacaacggtgcttggcacttagtaagcgcctgataaatgccatctttatcccCCTCCATCCATCTTCGCCTTCCCCCACCCCGTCAAAAAAAATaagcccccccacacacaacccCAAACCACGTGTGTGAACAGGGTGATGATACTAATGatgacctttattaagcgcttactaggtgccaagcactgttctaagcgctggggaggtgacaaggcgatcgggtggtcctcacggggggctcccagtcttcatccccatttgacaggtgaggggactgaggcccgcagaataataatgatggcatttgttaagcgtttgctaggtgccaagcaccgttctaagtgctggggaggttacaaggtgatgaggttgtcccacggggggctcccagtcttcatccccattttacagatgagggaactgaggcccgcagaataataatgatggcatttgttaagcgtttactacgtgccaagcactgttctaagcgctggggaggttacaaagtgatcagattgtcccacggggggctcccagtcttcacccccattttacagatgagggaactgaggcccacagaataataatgatggcatttgttaagcgtttactacatgccaagcactgttttaagcgctggggaggtgacaaggagatcaggttgtcccacggggcggctcccagtcttcacccccattttacagatgagggaattgaggcccacagaataataatgatggcatttgttaagcgtttactacgtgccaagcactgttctaagcgctgaggaggtgacaaggtgatcagattgtcccacggggcagctcccagtcttcacccccattttacagatgagggaactgaggcccgcagaataataatgatggcgtttgttaagcgtttactaggtgccaagcactgttctaagcgctggggaggtgacaaggtgatcagattgtcccacggggctgctcccagtcttcatccccattttacagatgaggtcactgaggctcagagaataataataatgatggcatttattaagcgcttactaggtgcaaagcactgttctaagcgctggggaggttacaaggtgatcaggttgtcccacgtggggctcccagtcttcacccccattttacagaggagggaactgaggcccacagaataataatgatggcgtttgttaagcgtttactaggtgccaagcactgttctaagcgctggggaggttaccaggtgatcagattgtcccacggggggctcccagtcttcatccccattttacagatgagggaactgaggctcagagaataataataatgatggcatttattaagcgcttactatgtgcaaagcactgttctaagcgctggggaggttacaaggtgatcgggttgtcccccggggggctcacggtcttaatccccatttgagagatgatgtcactgaggctcagagaataataataataataatgatggcatttgttaagcacttactaggtgccaagcactgttctaagcgctggggaggttacaaggcgatcaggttgtcccacggggcggctcccagtcttcatccccatttgacagatgaggtcactgaggcggctcccagtcttcatccccatttgacagatgaggtcactgaggctcagagaataataataatgatggcatttgttaagcacttactaggtgccaagcactgctctaagcgctggggaggttacaaggtgatcaggttgtcccccggggggctcacagtcttcatccccatttgacagatgagggaactgaggcacagagaagtgaagtgacttgcccaaagtcacccagctgacaatcggtggagccgggatttgcacccacgacctctgactctaaagcccgggctcttgccactgagccacgctgctaacaaatgatgctatttgttaagcgcttactctgtgccaagcaccgatccACGTCTCAccaccggtcacttcacttctctgggcctcagtga is part of the Tachyglossus aculeatus isolate mTacAcu1 chromosome Y4, mTacAcu1.pri, whole genome shotgun sequence genome and harbors:
- the ANKRD34A gene encoding LOW QUALITY PROTEIN: ankyrin repeat domain-containing protein 34A (The sequence of the model RefSeq protein was modified relative to this genomic sequence to represent the inferred CDS: deleted 2 bases in 2 codons); translation: MLHAEGHALLRAVGQGKLRLARLLLEGGAYVNEGDAQGETALMAACRARYDDPQSRARMVRYLLEQGADPNIPDKLGRTALMHACAGRAGPAVAALLLAHGADPSLRDHAGASALVHALDRGDRETLTALLDACKAKGTEVIIITTDTSPSGAKKTRQYLNSPPSPGAGAPASPGPGPGLCASPSEVQLQAGPAGGDAEGGRRRGEDEEEGEEEEKQDVFDFPLPGPKPPHEDPRAAPALVAPEPLPRAPRPPPKPFKRLNSEPWGLVAPSVPAGPGERAGGDRLATEFNGLGLNPRPRLARRHSTEGSEKPPPWAEKMAHAPPSSSSSSSSSSSSSHAGGPLPRRNTAPEAQECGGPRPPPPPGLRAKLSRLEAAEPEPASPAAAAAAAAPDAGRPAPEQRRRYAASPLPLPPSPRASVETLPGAVSPLSGRRRSPGLLERRGSGTLLLDRIAHTRPGFLPPLNVSPHPPIPDIRPLPNGRPPSPPVVPAAAHPVPRPLLAAHGPGPGSPRAKRKLVRRHSMQTEQIRQLVNFQSFLGPGDPGH